A stretch of Myxococcus hansupus DNA encodes these proteins:
- a CDS encoding RNA polymerase sigma factor: protein MTGTRGPSLQVVPGGPRLDRRDFLRELYTKHGGSVLGRCRYLLKDPAKAEDAMHDVFARALTHAEDFRADASPLTWLMKIATHHCLNQLRGERAGWRQWFERDAATRPEGHGGQDDMETRDLVRRLLGRVDAETQAAAVHYHVDGMTLEEVAALLGRSVPTIRKRLERFAELGGEELTVR from the coding sequence GTGACGGGAACACGTGGGCCATCCCTGCAGGTCGTTCCCGGCGGTCCACGACTGGACCGGCGGGACTTCCTGCGGGAGCTGTATACGAAACACGGCGGCAGCGTGCTAGGACGCTGCCGCTATCTGCTGAAGGACCCGGCGAAGGCGGAGGATGCGATGCATGACGTGTTCGCCCGCGCCCTCACCCACGCCGAGGACTTCCGCGCCGACGCCTCGCCGCTGACGTGGCTGATGAAGATCGCCACCCACCACTGCCTCAACCAGCTCCGCGGTGAGCGCGCGGGCTGGCGCCAGTGGTTCGAGCGGGACGCCGCCACCCGCCCCGAAGGCCATGGCGGACAGGACGACATGGAGACGCGGGACCTGGTGCGGCGGCTGCTCGGGCGCGTGGACGCGGAGACGCAGGCGGCCGCCGTCCACTACCACGTGGATGGGATGACACTGGAAGAGGTGGCCGCGTTGCTGGGGCGCTCGGTGCCCACCATCCGCAAGCGGCTGGAGCGCTTCGCCGAGCTGGGCGGAGAGGAGCTGACGGTCCGATGA
- a CDS encoding nucleotidyltransferase, whose product MEKRHPNHPGEMGTDAKLAERERAPDEINARARAVGLLLDAGVPFVVGGAYAYATYTGIYRDTKDLDLFPRKADALRALQVLEQDGWRTERADEVWLYKAFKGDYFVDFIFSSGNGVAVVDDEWFEHAPSATIFGHECLVAPAEEMIWSKAFVNERERYDGADVNHLLLKAGPDMDWERLLRRFDRYWEVLLSHLMMFRFAYPSERDLVPEWVMAELMSRTLHTLREGRWEEKLCRGNLISRVNYHVDIHHWGFGDGRSWDENERQQGDERGARSGLENSVGGGR is encoded by the coding sequence ATGGAAAAGAGACACCCCAACCATCCCGGCGAGATGGGTACGGACGCGAAGCTGGCCGAGCGTGAGCGAGCCCCGGACGAAATCAACGCCCGGGCCAGGGCCGTCGGGCTGTTGCTCGACGCAGGGGTGCCCTTCGTGGTGGGCGGTGCCTATGCCTATGCCACGTACACCGGCATCTACCGCGACACGAAGGACCTGGACCTCTTCCCACGCAAGGCGGACGCGCTGCGGGCGCTGCAAGTCCTGGAGCAGGACGGCTGGCGCACCGAGCGCGCGGACGAGGTCTGGCTCTACAAGGCCTTCAAGGGCGACTACTTCGTCGACTTCATCTTCTCCTCCGGCAACGGCGTGGCGGTGGTGGACGACGAATGGTTCGAGCACGCCCCCAGCGCCACCATCTTCGGCCACGAATGTCTGGTGGCCCCCGCCGAGGAGATGATCTGGTCCAAGGCCTTCGTGAATGAGCGCGAGCGGTATGACGGCGCGGACGTCAACCACCTGCTGCTCAAGGCGGGCCCCGACATGGACTGGGAGCGGCTGCTGCGCCGCTTCGACCGGTATTGGGAAGTGTTGCTCAGCCACCTGATGATGTTCCGCTTCGCCTACCCGTCCGAGCGGGACCTCGTCCCAGAGTGGGTGATGGCGGAGCTGATGAGCCGCACGCTGCACACCCTCCGAGAGGGTCGCTGGGAGGAGAAGCTGTGCCGCGGCAACCTGATTTCACGGGTGAACTATCACGTGGACATCCACCACTGGGGCTTTGGTGACGGGCGCTCCTGGGACGAGAACGAACGACAGCAGGGGGATGAGCGTGGCGCGAGATCCGGGCTCGAAAATTCGGTTGGCGGCGGTCGGTGA
- a CDS encoding metallophosphoesterase family protein, with protein sequence MAAVGDLHCREDHHGRFRQLVKQVNASADLLVLCGDLTDRGMIEEGKVLAEELSALRVPCAAVLGNHDYEHNQVKDICGELAKVGVHVLDGDHFIFEKTLGVAGVKGFGGGFGNATLQAFGEGQTKGFVQEAVTESLKLEAALSHLDVERKVVIMHYAPIPETLEGENIEIRPFLGTSRLSMPIDHYGAEAVFHGHAHHGARNGTTKSGIPVYNVAMPLLAKHTPDQRFVLLEV encoded by the coding sequence TTGGCGGCGGTCGGTGACCTGCACTGCCGTGAGGACCACCACGGCCGCTTCCGGCAACTGGTGAAGCAGGTGAACGCCTCGGCGGACCTGCTCGTGTTGTGTGGTGACCTCACCGACAGGGGCATGATTGAGGAGGGGAAGGTGCTCGCGGAGGAGCTCTCCGCCCTCCGGGTGCCGTGCGCCGCGGTGCTGGGCAACCACGACTACGAGCACAACCAGGTGAAGGACATCTGCGGCGAGCTGGCCAAGGTGGGCGTCCATGTGTTGGACGGCGACCACTTCATCTTCGAGAAGACGTTGGGCGTCGCCGGCGTGAAGGGCTTTGGCGGGGGCTTTGGCAACGCCACGCTCCAGGCCTTCGGCGAGGGTCAGACGAAGGGCTTCGTGCAGGAGGCCGTCACCGAGTCGCTCAAGCTGGAGGCCGCGCTGAGCCACCTCGACGTGGAGCGGAAGGTGGTCATCATGCACTACGCCCCCATTCCGGAGACGTTGGAGGGAGAGAACATCGAGATTCGTCCCTTCCTCGGCACCAGCCGCCTGTCCATGCCCATTGACCACTACGGCGCGGAGGCGGTGTTCCACGGCCACGCCCACCACGGCGCTCGCAACGGGACCACGAAGAGCGGCATCCCCGTCTACAACGTGGCCATGCCCCTGTTGGCGAAGCACACCCCGGACCAGCGCTTCGTCCTGCTGGAGGTGTAG
- a CDS encoding response regulator, with protein sequence MNAVAPRVNRFGPPLPPTTLGGFVLAALAVMLIAVLSYQSLETRTDTAELVRHTMEVDERLKTLMSTLKDAETSQRGFLLTSQDGYLEPYINANRLLPVQLERLKELLADNDLQSRRLVTLNALLAEKLAEMRKSIELKQSGQPDAALALVRTDEGIALMNRIRVLVEQMENEERRLLEARNGDFQRAATTSLSVTWLGSALLLVLIAVAAYMTSREFRARSIQSWVQHGQARLSAAMQGEQRLEQLGENVLRLLAEYLDAQVGAIYLADDTQRFRRFGGFALPASFSSSGDELRQGEGLVGQAIKERRVFHLRDVPEGYLPVNSSLGQGTPRHLLVVPASVDGKVNAVLELGFLHPVHPSDLALLERVAESVGIAVRTSHDRTRLEELLQETQRQAEELQAQQEELRVSNEEIEEQSRVLKESQARLEEQQAELEQTNSQLEEQTQLLENQKDVLTRAQLDLTEKATELERTSRYKSEFLANMSHELRTPLNSSLILAKLLADNKDGNLTEEQVRFAQTISSAGNDLLSLINDILDLSRIEAGKVDLLPEHVGLPRFVENLTRTFQVLAQEKGIGFTAQVDPGVPATLETDPQRLGQVLKNLLSNALKFTEKGAVSLRVSLVDPGHLAFAVTDTGIGIPAHLQALIFEAFRQADGSTHRKYGGSGLGLSISRDLARLLGGDVSVQSTPGKGSTFTVTVPVSLSAPAPVGREPSLPEVPVRPPLALTQAVAPEPGAALPLASDYVEDDRERLGTDSRVILIVEDDRRFALILRDLARELGFLTLVTDNGGAAYRAAVEYQPSAVLLDMNLPDHSGLAVLDQLKRNAKTRHIPVHVISVADHSREALELGAVGYALKPVQREQLMEAVRKLETKLSPGGRRVLVVEDDARQRESIQHLLESEDVGIVGVATAGAALEQLRQSTFDCMVMDLNLPDLSGYELLEQMAALENVSFPPVIVYTGRSLTRDEEQRLRRFSKSIIIKGARSPERLLDEVTLFLHQVEARMPPERQRMLQVARDREAALEGRRILVVEDDVRNIFALSSVLEPRGAKVEIARNGKEALERLTRSLAQPSLTVDLVLMDIMMPEMDGLTAMREIRKRGEWQKLPIIALTAKAMRDDQEKCLAAGANDYIAKPLDVEKLLSLIRVWMPKA encoded by the coding sequence ATGAACGCCGTGGCCCCTCGCGTCAATCGCTTCGGCCCCCCGTTGCCACCGACGACGCTCGGCGGCTTCGTGCTGGCCGCCCTCGCGGTGATGCTCATCGCCGTCCTCTCCTACCAGTCGCTGGAGACGCGGACGGACACCGCGGAGCTGGTCCGCCACACCATGGAGGTGGACGAGCGCCTCAAGACGCTCATGTCCACGTTGAAGGATGCGGAGACCAGCCAGCGCGGCTTCCTGCTGACGAGTCAGGACGGCTACCTGGAGCCCTACATCAACGCCAACCGGCTGCTGCCCGTGCAGCTCGAGCGCCTCAAGGAGCTGCTGGCCGACAACGACCTCCAGAGCCGGCGGCTGGTGACGTTGAACGCGCTCCTCGCGGAGAAACTCGCGGAGATGCGCAAGAGCATCGAGCTGAAGCAGTCAGGGCAGCCGGACGCCGCGCTGGCCCTGGTGCGCACCGATGAAGGCATCGCGCTGATGAACCGCATCCGCGTCCTCGTGGAGCAGATGGAGAACGAGGAACGGCGGCTCTTGGAAGCGCGCAACGGCGACTTCCAGCGCGCGGCCACCACGTCGCTGAGCGTCACCTGGTTGGGCTCCGCGCTGTTGCTCGTGCTCATCGCCGTGGCGGCCTACATGACGTCGCGGGAGTTCCGGGCTCGCTCCATCCAGTCGTGGGTTCAGCACGGGCAGGCCCGGCTCAGCGCGGCCATGCAGGGCGAGCAGCGGTTGGAGCAGCTCGGGGAGAATGTCCTGCGCCTGCTGGCGGAGTACCTGGACGCCCAGGTGGGCGCCATCTACCTCGCGGACGACACCCAGCGCTTCCGGCGCTTTGGCGGCTTCGCATTGCCCGCGTCCTTCTCGTCGTCTGGCGATGAGCTCCGGCAGGGCGAGGGGCTCGTGGGCCAGGCCATCAAGGAGCGCCGCGTCTTCCACCTCCGGGACGTGCCGGAGGGCTACCTGCCCGTCAACTCCAGCCTGGGGCAGGGGACGCCGCGGCACCTGTTGGTGGTGCCCGCGTCCGTGGACGGCAAGGTGAACGCGGTGCTGGAGCTGGGCTTCCTCCACCCCGTCCACCCCTCGGACCTGGCGCTGCTCGAACGGGTGGCCGAGTCGGTGGGTATCGCCGTGCGGACGTCCCATGACCGCACCCGGCTGGAGGAGCTGCTGCAAGAGACGCAGCGGCAGGCCGAGGAACTCCAGGCGCAGCAGGAGGAGCTGCGGGTCTCCAACGAGGAGATCGAGGAGCAGAGCCGCGTCCTCAAGGAGTCCCAGGCGCGGCTGGAGGAGCAGCAGGCGGAGCTGGAGCAGACCAACTCCCAACTGGAGGAGCAGACCCAGCTCTTGGAGAACCAGAAGGACGTGCTCACCCGCGCCCAACTGGACCTGACGGAGAAGGCCACGGAGCTGGAGCGGACCAGCCGCTACAAGTCCGAGTTCCTGGCCAACATGAGCCACGAGCTGCGCACGCCACTCAACAGCTCGCTCATCCTCGCCAAGCTGCTGGCCGACAACAAGGACGGCAACCTCACCGAGGAGCAGGTGCGCTTCGCGCAGACCATCTCCTCGGCGGGCAATGATCTGCTCTCGCTCATCAACGACATCCTGGACCTGTCGCGCATCGAGGCCGGGAAGGTGGACCTCCTCCCCGAGCACGTGGGTCTGCCGCGCTTCGTGGAGAACCTCACCCGCACCTTCCAGGTGCTGGCGCAGGAGAAGGGCATTGGCTTCACCGCCCAGGTGGACCCGGGCGTGCCCGCCACCCTGGAGACGGACCCTCAGCGGCTGGGCCAGGTGTTGAAGAACCTGCTCTCCAACGCCCTCAAGTTCACCGAGAAGGGCGCGGTGTCCCTGCGCGTCTCGCTCGTGGACCCGGGGCACCTGGCGTTCGCCGTCACCGACACGGGCATTGGCATTCCTGCCCACCTCCAGGCCCTCATCTTCGAGGCCTTCCGGCAGGCGGACGGCAGCACCCACCGGAAGTACGGAGGTTCGGGGCTGGGGCTGTCCATCTCCCGCGACCTGGCGCGGCTCCTGGGCGGTGATGTCTCGGTGCAGAGCACGCCGGGCAAGGGCAGCACCTTCACGGTGACGGTTCCCGTGTCCCTCTCCGCTCCCGCGCCGGTGGGCCGTGAGCCGTCCCTCCCCGAGGTACCGGTCCGTCCTCCCCTGGCGCTGACGCAGGCCGTTGCGCCCGAGCCGGGTGCGGCCCTGCCCCTGGCTTCTGACTACGTCGAGGACGACCGGGAGCGGCTCGGCACGGACTCGCGTGTCATCCTCATCGTCGAGGACGACCGTCGCTTCGCGCTCATCCTGCGGGATTTGGCGCGGGAGCTGGGCTTCCTGACCCTCGTCACCGACAACGGCGGCGCCGCCTACCGCGCCGCGGTGGAGTACCAGCCGAGCGCCGTCCTGCTGGACATGAACCTGCCGGACCACTCGGGGCTGGCGGTGTTGGATCAGCTCAAGCGCAACGCGAAGACGCGGCACATTCCCGTCCACGTCATCTCCGTGGCGGACCATTCGCGTGAGGCGCTGGAATTGGGGGCCGTGGGCTATGCCCTCAAGCCGGTACAGCGCGAGCAGCTCATGGAGGCGGTGCGCAAGCTGGAGACGAAGCTGTCGCCCGGGGGGCGCCGGGTGCTCGTGGTGGAGGACGACGCCCGCCAGCGCGAGAGCATCCAGCACCTGCTGGAGAGCGAGGACGTGGGCATCGTCGGGGTGGCCACGGCAGGGGCCGCGCTGGAGCAGCTTCGCCAGAGCACCTTCGACTGCATGGTGATGGACCTCAACCTGCCGGACCTCAGCGGCTACGAGCTGCTCGAGCAGATGGCCGCCCTGGAGAACGTCTCCTTCCCGCCCGTCATCGTCTACACGGGCCGCTCGCTGACGCGGGATGAGGAGCAGCGGCTGCGGCGCTTCTCCAAGTCCATCATCATCAAGGGCGCGCGGTCTCCCGAGCGCCTCCTGGACGAAGTCACGCTCTTCCTCCACCAAGTGGAGGCGCGGATGCCGCCCGAGCGCCAGCGCATGCTGCAGGTGGCGCGCGACCGGGAAGCGGCGCTGGAGGGCCGGCGCATCCTGGTGGTGGAGGACGATGTGCGGAACATCTTCGCGCTCTCCAGCGTGTTGGAGCCGCGGGGCGCGAAGGTGGAGATTGCCCGCAACGGAAAGGAGGCACTGGAGCGCTTGACGCGCAGCCTCGCCCAGCCGTCGCTGACGGTGGACCTGGTGCTGATGGACATCATGATGCCGGAGATGGACGGGCTGACAGCCATGCGTGAAATCCGCAAGCGTGGCGAGTGGCAGAAGCTGCCCATCATCGCCCTGACGGCGAAGGCCATGCGGGACGACCAGGAGAAGTGCCTGGCCGCGGGCGCCAACGACTACATCGCCAAGCCCCTGGACGTGGAGAAGCTGCTGTCGCTCATCCGCGTCTGGATGCCCAAGGCCTAG
- a CDS encoding CheR family methyltransferase, which produces MATKDLDIELKLLLDAIYLKYHYDFRGYAMASLKRRMTLAADHFGCRTLSQLQDRILHEPPLFPELLNYLTVQVSEMFRDPTYFRSLRESVIPLLRTYPSLKVWVAGCSTGEEVYSLAILLREEGLLERTLIYATDINTQALQKAEAGVYAVDRIAAFTQNHSQSGGHASLSDYYTAAYGNVVFDRALKKHIVFSDHSLATDSVFAEVQLLSCRNVLIYFNRELQERALGLFKDSLCRRGFLGLGARESLRFSQHAPAFSSLVWEDRIFQKG; this is translated from the coding sequence ATGGCAACCAAGGACCTGGACATCGAGCTGAAGCTGCTGCTCGACGCCATCTACCTGAAGTACCACTACGACTTTCGTGGCTACGCCATGGCGTCGCTCAAGCGCCGCATGACGCTGGCCGCGGACCACTTTGGTTGCCGCACGCTGTCCCAGCTCCAGGACCGCATCCTCCACGAGCCGCCCCTGTTCCCCGAGCTGCTCAACTACCTCACCGTGCAGGTGAGCGAGATGTTCCGGGACCCGACCTACTTCCGCTCACTGCGTGAGAGCGTCATCCCCCTGCTGCGCACGTATCCTTCGCTCAAGGTCTGGGTCGCGGGGTGCAGCACGGGCGAGGAGGTCTACTCCCTGGCCATCCTGCTGCGAGAGGAGGGGCTGCTGGAGCGCACCCTCATCTACGCGACGGACATCAACACCCAGGCGCTCCAGAAGGCGGAGGCGGGGGTCTACGCGGTGGACCGGATTGCCGCCTTCACCCAGAACCACAGCCAGTCGGGTGGCCATGCCTCGCTGTCGGACTACTACACGGCGGCCTACGGCAACGTGGTGTTCGACCGCGCGTTGAAGAAGCACATCGTCTTCTCGGACCACAGCCTCGCCACCGACAGCGTCTTCGCCGAGGTGCAGTTGCTGTCCTGCCGCAACGTCCTCATCTACTTCAATCGCGAGCTGCAGGAGCGGGCCCTCGGGCTCTTCAAGGACTCGCTCTGCCGCAGGGGATTCCTGGGCCTGGGGGCCCGTGAGTCCCTGCGTTTCTCCCAACATGCCCCGGCGTTCTCCTCCCTCGTCTGGGAGGACCGCATCTTCCAGAAAGGGTAG
- a CDS encoding chemotaxis protein CheB codes for MDFESPTGIQAAALAGRIDAVVVGASAGGVEALGTLLPALPRGFRPAVLVVLHQPRERRSLLVDIFSSRCALPVQEAQDKEPAQPGTIYFAPPDYHLLVDDGPSLALSADEPVLFSRPSIDVLFESAADTYGHRLAGLILTGANSDGARGLAAVREAGGVTLVQRPDTAMVATMPTAALARGRPTSCSRSNRWPSSCG; via the coding sequence GTGGACTTTGAAAGCCCCACGGGCATCCAAGCTGCCGCCCTCGCGGGCCGCATCGACGCGGTGGTGGTGGGTGCGTCCGCCGGTGGCGTGGAGGCGCTGGGCACGTTGTTGCCCGCGCTCCCCCGAGGGTTTCGTCCCGCGGTGCTCGTCGTCCTCCACCAGCCCCGCGAGCGACGCAGCCTGCTGGTCGACATCTTCTCGAGCCGGTGCGCGCTGCCTGTCCAGGAGGCGCAGGACAAGGAGCCCGCCCAGCCGGGCACCATCTACTTCGCGCCCCCGGACTACCACCTGCTGGTGGATGACGGCCCCTCCCTGGCCTTGTCGGCGGATGAGCCCGTGCTCTTCTCCCGGCCGTCCATCGACGTGCTCTTCGAGTCGGCCGCGGACACCTATGGCCACCGGCTGGCGGGGCTCATCCTCACGGGCGCGAACTCGGATGGCGCGCGGGGCCTGGCGGCGGTCCGCGAGGCAGGCGGGGTGACGCTGGTGCAGCGCCCGGACACCGCGATGGTGGCGACCATGCCCACGGCCGCGCTGGCGCGAGGGCGGCCGACTTCGTGCTCTCGCTCGAACAGATGGCCCAGCTCCTGCGGATGA
- a CDS encoding hybrid sensor histidine kinase/response regulator — MKVDVFGKESASMTPRVKCLLVDDLEENLIALGALLRREDVEVLQARSGAQALELLLEHEDVALAFLDVQMPEMDGFELAELMRGSERTRHIPIIFVTAGAHDQRRRFKGYDAGAVDFLYKPLEPHVLRNKAEVFFQLYRQKQQLAQQLEELTETLRLNEMFTAVLGHDLRNPLSAILTAADLLYRRTEDPAVRKSAIRMLTSGKRMGRMIEDVLDLARARLAGGIPLRRSETDFSQLVHRMVQEHQTAFPQHSIEVRQDGDLVGDWDADRLAQVASNLIGNALQHGDASEPVQLRLDGSKTDAVSFSVSNVGVIPTELQPYLFDPFRRGSQQRGRTGGLGLGLYIVQQIIHAHHGSVDVDSGASRHTTFRVVLPRRGTEVVKL; from the coding sequence ATGAAGGTTGACGTTTTCGGGAAGGAATCTGCTTCCATGACGCCACGGGTGAAATGCCTCCTTGTCGATGACCTCGAGGAAAACCTCATCGCGCTGGGGGCCTTGCTCCGCCGCGAGGACGTGGAGGTGCTCCAGGCCCGCTCGGGCGCTCAGGCCCTCGAGCTGTTGCTCGAACACGAGGACGTCGCGCTCGCGTTCCTCGACGTGCAGATGCCGGAGATGGACGGCTTCGAGCTGGCGGAGCTGATGCGCGGCTCGGAGCGCACGCGCCACATCCCCATCATCTTCGTCACCGCCGGCGCCCACGACCAACGGCGGCGCTTCAAGGGCTATGACGCCGGCGCGGTGGACTTCCTCTACAAGCCGCTGGAGCCACATGTCCTCCGGAACAAGGCGGAGGTCTTCTTCCAGCTCTATCGGCAGAAGCAGCAACTGGCGCAGCAGCTCGAGGAGCTGACGGAGACGCTGCGCCTCAACGAGATGTTCACCGCCGTGCTGGGGCACGACCTGCGCAATCCGCTGAGCGCCATCCTCACCGCGGCGGACCTGCTCTACCGCCGCACCGAGGACCCCGCCGTGCGCAAGAGCGCCATCCGCATGCTGACGAGCGGCAAGCGGATGGGGCGGATGATCGAGGACGTCCTCGACCTGGCCCGAGCCCGGCTCGCGGGCGGCATTCCCCTGCGCCGCAGTGAGACGGACTTCTCCCAGCTCGTCCACCGCATGGTGCAGGAGCACCAGACGGCGTTCCCCCAGCACTCCATCGAGGTCCGGCAAGACGGGGACCTGGTGGGGGACTGGGACGCGGACCGGCTGGCGCAGGTGGCGTCGAACCTGATTGGCAATGCGCTCCAGCACGGCGACGCCAGCGAGCCTGTCCAACTGCGCCTCGACGGCAGCAAGACGGACGCCGTCTCCTTCTCCGTGTCCAACGTGGGCGTGATTCCCACCGAACTCCAGCCCTACCTCTTCGACCCGTTCCGGCGAGGCTCCCAGCAGCGCGGCCGCACCGGGGGGTTGGGCTTGGGCCTCTACATCGTCCAGCAGATCATCCATGCGCACCACGGCAGCGTGGATGTGGACTCGGGCGCCAGCCGGCATACGACGTTCCGCGTCGTGCTCCCGCGCCGAGGAACGGAGGTCGTCAAGCTCTGA
- a CDS encoding phthiocerol/phthiodiolone dimycocerosyl transferase family protein, which produces MRVARPLSPNEAEFEFYNSHLSGALQMQLCLRVEGPLDFGILERALRLLQQEHTLLQARIAGPEGAPHYEVDPDLRIPAQQIPREQAEQWRAVMSDALNASLDTSRGLLRVSYIPAGQGAAWHDVVIKSHHGIMDAAVMMRVYGRLLELCGALAEGREPALSPARPVSPPTTELLPLSGWALRAKVARFMAHMGWTMLTRRPQPMPLKDFVPVSEQQSSFLDIQLPSELLSSLVARARQERTTVTGALAAAMLLTIRKELGGVGRMNLGWLSPMSYRNALPADFADPSNLAFAFGTGMFVNAVEARDGGFWELARATKANFEAARESELHYTTPHLAKLRMSFFRKEQAPPMSLSFSNMGTFQVPASLGPLSLQEIQFTPSIRGYGPLWVVHAYTFRDALNIHLGFTEPLLRPEAARQWLDSVVALLK; this is translated from the coding sequence GTGCGAGTGGCCCGGCCCCTGAGCCCCAACGAGGCGGAGTTTGAGTTCTACAACAGCCACCTGAGCGGCGCGCTGCAGATGCAGTTGTGCCTCCGGGTGGAGGGGCCGCTCGACTTTGGCATCCTCGAACGCGCGTTGCGGCTGCTCCAGCAGGAGCACACGTTGCTCCAGGCGCGGATCGCCGGGCCTGAAGGTGCGCCTCACTACGAGGTCGACCCGGACCTGCGCATCCCCGCCCAGCAGATTCCCCGTGAGCAAGCCGAGCAATGGCGGGCCGTGATGTCGGACGCGCTGAACGCCTCGCTGGACACGTCACGGGGATTGCTTCGCGTCAGCTACATCCCCGCGGGCCAGGGTGCGGCGTGGCACGACGTGGTCATCAAGTCACACCACGGCATCATGGACGCCGCCGTGATGATGCGCGTGTACGGGCGTTTGTTGGAGCTATGTGGAGCGCTGGCCGAGGGACGCGAGCCGGCACTGTCGCCCGCGCGTCCGGTCTCTCCGCCCACGACGGAGCTGTTGCCCCTGAGCGGGTGGGCGTTGCGCGCGAAGGTGGCCCGGTTCATGGCTCACATGGGGTGGACGATGCTCACGCGGAGGCCCCAGCCGATGCCGCTGAAGGACTTCGTGCCCGTGAGCGAGCAGCAGTCGAGCTTCCTCGACATCCAGTTGCCGTCCGAGCTGCTGTCGAGCCTGGTCGCGCGTGCGCGGCAAGAGCGCACCACGGTGACGGGGGCCCTTGCTGCGGCGATGCTGCTCACCATCCGGAAGGAGCTGGGCGGGGTGGGGCGGATGAATCTCGGCTGGCTTTCGCCCATGAGTTACCGCAACGCGCTGCCTGCGGACTTCGCGGACCCGTCGAACCTGGCCTTCGCTTTCGGCACGGGAATGTTCGTCAACGCCGTCGAAGCCCGGGACGGTGGCTTTTGGGAGTTGGCCCGCGCAACGAAGGCGAACTTCGAAGCCGCCCGCGAGTCCGAGCTGCACTACACCACCCCGCATCTGGCGAAGCTGCGCATGTCCTTCTTCCGGAAGGAGCAGGCCCCGCCGATGTCGCTGTCCTTCTCGAACATGGGCACCTTTCAGGTCCCCGCATCGCTGGGGCCGCTGTCGCTCCAGGAGATTCAGTTCACGCCGTCCATCCGGGGCTACGGCCCCTTGTGGGTCGTGCA